The following proteins are co-located in the Myxococcus fulvus genome:
- a CDS encoding DUF2378 family protein — MPEKLVFEHTFEGLFVRGLAGRVTPALRDSLRKVGLNLDDKLRPAYDFDTWCSAVRVAAHELHSDVPPEEGYALLGERMVDGYRETVMGRALFSVIQLLGPRRGVGRARQMFRSGNNYTEARIEDVSSSEVDLWMNEAGPIRYFTQGALRAGLRATGAVQPLVTVRGFTSDDVTYRCTWRDGVS, encoded by the coding sequence ATGCCGGAGAAGCTCGTCTTCGAGCACACCTTCGAAGGGCTCTTCGTGAGGGGACTCGCGGGCCGCGTCACGCCCGCCCTGCGAGACAGCCTGCGGAAGGTCGGCCTGAACCTGGACGATAAGCTCCGACCTGCCTACGACTTCGACACTTGGTGCTCCGCCGTCCGCGTCGCCGCCCACGAGCTCCACTCCGACGTGCCCCCCGAGGAGGGTTATGCGCTCCTGGGGGAGCGCATGGTCGACGGCTACCGCGAGACGGTGATGGGGCGCGCCCTCTTCAGCGTCATCCAACTGCTGGGCCCTCGGCGCGGAGTGGGGCGCGCCCGGCAGATGTTCCGCTCCGGCAACAACTACACCGAGGCCCGCATCGAGGATGTCTCCTCCTCCGAGGTGGACCTCTGGATGAACGAGGCCGGTCCCATCCGCTACTTCACCCAGGGCGCCCTGCGCGCGGGCCTGCGCGCCACCGGCGCCGTGCAGCCGCTCGTCACCGTGCGCGGCTTCACCTCCGACGACGTCACCTACCGCTGCACGTGGCGCGATGGAGTCTCCTGA
- a CDS encoding NUDIX hydrolase: MKRWVDALARTGYRGAYTLARLYWLVRHPRTEGVFVGVWHAGRVLLLQNSYKHQLSMPGGGMDGGESPEQAGARELHEEVGLRVEASTLRPVFETVGTSENKDDHVRFLELDVDHEPTLTIDDREVTWAAFIDLDTALRLPVSPLVRAYLEHARSRR; this comes from the coding sequence GTGAAGCGGTGGGTGGATGCGCTCGCGCGCACGGGGTACCGGGGCGCGTACACGCTGGCGCGGCTGTACTGGCTCGTGCGTCACCCGAGGACGGAGGGCGTCTTCGTCGGCGTGTGGCACGCCGGCCGGGTGCTGCTCCTCCAGAACTCCTACAAGCACCAGCTCAGCATGCCCGGCGGAGGCATGGACGGGGGCGAGTCCCCCGAGCAGGCCGGCGCCCGCGAGCTGCACGAGGAGGTCGGCCTGCGCGTGGAGGCGTCCACCTTGCGCCCCGTCTTCGAGACCGTGGGCACCTCCGAGAACAAGGACGACCACGTCCGCTTCCTCGAGCTCGACGTGGACCACGAGCCCACGCTCACCATCGATGACCGCGAGGTCACCTGGGCGGCGTTCATCGACCTGGACACCGCCCTGCGCCTGCCCGTCTCGCCCCTGGTCCGCGCCTACCTGGAGCACGCGCGCTCACGCCGCTGA
- a CDS encoding DUF99 family protein, with amino-acid sequence MRLPRFPRVIGFDDGPFPRRAGVSVSLAGVVCAGTRFEGLVWGRVRRDGWNGTREVCRLLEGGKFLPQVHLVLLDGIAFGGFNVVDLPALATRLGKPCVAVMRRPPDLDAVERALRRLPRADERWATLRRAGPIHQLAGFTFQVQGAGPDDVAEALRRVTDKGHVPEALRLAHLIGSAVVTGESSQRA; translated from the coding sequence ATGCGCCTGCCCCGCTTCCCCCGAGTCATCGGCTTCGACGATGGGCCCTTTCCCCGCCGCGCGGGAGTCTCCGTGTCATTGGCGGGCGTGGTGTGCGCCGGCACGCGCTTCGAGGGGCTCGTCTGGGGGCGCGTGCGGAGAGATGGATGGAACGGCACGCGCGAGGTGTGCCGGCTGCTCGAGGGCGGCAAGTTCCTGCCGCAAGTCCATCTGGTGTTGCTGGATGGCATCGCGTTCGGCGGCTTCAACGTGGTGGACCTGCCCGCGCTCGCGACTCGCTTGGGCAAGCCGTGCGTGGCGGTGATGCGCAGGCCGCCGGACCTGGACGCGGTGGAGCGCGCGCTGAGGCGGCTGCCGCGCGCGGACGAGCGCTGGGCCACGCTGCGCCGTGCGGGGCCCATCCACCAGCTTGCGGGCTTCACCTTCCAGGTGCAGGGCGCCGGGCCGGATGACGTCGCGGAGGCGCTCCGGCGCGTGACGGACAAGGGGCATGTGCCGGAGGCGCTGCGGCTGGCGCACCTCATCGGCTCGGCGGTCGTCACGGGTGAGAGCAGTCAGCGAGCCTGA
- a CDS encoding cold-shock protein, with product MATGTVKWFNDAKGFGFIVQDGGGEDVFVHHTAINMDGFRTLQEGQKVEFEVGRGPKGLQAQNVRAG from the coding sequence ATGGCAACTGGTACCGTGAAGTGGTTCAACGATGCGAAGGGCTTTGGTTTCATCGTGCAGGACGGTGGCGGTGAGGACGTGTTCGTCCACCACACGGCCATCAACATGGATGGCTTCCGGACGCTGCAGGAAGGCCAGAAGGTGGAGTTCGAGGTCGGCCGCGGCCCCAAGGGTCTGCAGGCGCAGAACGTTCGCGCGGGCTGA
- a CDS encoding sodium-translocating pyrophosphatase, whose product MTSTVSRKDAPSRSVTGVVARALGLLSVLAATSAHASEADLVLPDFATKTFLGGLNGHQLLLSGIAVCVLGLVFGFLQYASLKKLPVHRAMLEISELIYETCKTYLMTQLKFIGVLWALIAVVMVGYFGFLRHMDAGRVGIILIASLVGIAGSCGVAWFGIRVNTFANSRTAFASLRGKPYPTYAIPLQAGMSIGMVLISTELLLMLAILLFIPADFAGPCFIGFAIGESLGASALRIAGGIFTKIADIGSDLMKIVFRIKEDDARNPGVIADCTGDNAGDSVGPSADGFETYGVTGVALITFILLAVGEGFRVELLVWIFMMRIVMVLASLAAYALNNVYQSAKYKNADHMNFEHPLTALVWVTSIISVALTFLVSYLLIPNLNNDPSLWWKLSAIITCGTLAGAIIPEVIKVFTSTESRHVREVVTASREGGASLNVISGLVAGNFSAYWMGLVIAMLMGLAFWFSGSGVPGVGVGQLMIAAPVFAFGLVAFGFLGMGPVTIAVDSYGPVTDNAQSVYELSLIENIPNVKDEVKRDFGFTPDFEKGKEYLEENDGAGNTFKATAKPVLIGTAVVGATTMIFSIIVLLVGIKDGVLDPAKAQYLSLLHAPFLLGLITGGAIIYWFSGASMQAVSTGAYRAVEFIKANIKLEGVEKASVADSKKVVEICTQYAQKGMINIFLAVFFSTLAFACLEPYFFVGYLISIAIFGLYQAVFMANAGGAWDNAKKLVEVELKAKGTELHAATVVGDTVGDPFKDTSSVALNPVIKFTTLFGLLAVELAVELEAAGQGQLTRILSVVFFVLSTVFVYRSFYGMRIQSVAGASAAESKPQAAVKTA is encoded by the coding sequence ATGACAAGCACCGTTTCACGCAAGGACGCTCCGTCCCGGAGCGTCACCGGCGTGGTCGCCAGGGCCCTGGGGCTCCTGTCGGTCCTCGCCGCCACGTCCGCTCACGCCAGTGAGGCGGACCTGGTCCTCCCCGACTTCGCCACCAAGACGTTCCTCGGCGGACTCAATGGCCATCAACTGCTGCTGTCCGGCATCGCCGTGTGCGTGCTGGGGCTCGTCTTCGGCTTCCTCCAGTACGCGAGCCTCAAGAAGCTGCCCGTGCACCGGGCGATGCTGGAGATCTCCGAGCTCATCTACGAGACGTGCAAGACGTACCTGATGACGCAGCTGAAGTTCATCGGCGTGCTGTGGGCGCTCATCGCGGTGGTGATGGTGGGCTACTTCGGCTTCCTGCGTCACATGGACGCGGGCCGGGTGGGCATCATCCTCATCGCGAGCCTCGTGGGCATCGCCGGCTCGTGCGGCGTCGCCTGGTTCGGCATCCGCGTCAACACGTTCGCCAACAGCCGCACCGCCTTCGCGAGCTTGCGCGGCAAGCCCTACCCCACCTACGCCATCCCCCTGCAGGCGGGCATGTCCATCGGCATGGTGCTCATCAGCACGGAGCTGTTGCTGATGCTCGCCATCCTGCTGTTCATCCCGGCGGACTTCGCGGGCCCGTGCTTCATCGGCTTCGCCATCGGCGAGTCGCTGGGCGCCTCGGCGCTGCGCATCGCGGGCGGCATCTTCACCAAGATCGCCGACATCGGCTCGGACCTGATGAAGATCGTCTTCCGCATCAAGGAGGACGACGCGCGCAACCCGGGCGTCATCGCGGACTGCACGGGTGACAACGCGGGTGACAGCGTGGGCCCGTCCGCGGACGGCTTCGAGACCTACGGCGTGACGGGCGTGGCGCTCATCACCTTCATCCTGCTGGCGGTGGGCGAGGGCTTCCGGGTGGAGCTGCTCGTCTGGATCTTCATGATGCGCATCGTGATGGTGCTCGCGTCGCTGGCCGCCTACGCGCTCAACAACGTGTACCAGTCCGCGAAGTACAAGAACGCGGACCACATGAACTTCGAGCACCCGCTCACCGCGCTGGTGTGGGTGACGTCCATCATCTCCGTGGCGCTGACGTTCCTGGTCAGCTACCTGCTCATCCCCAACCTCAACAACGACCCGTCGCTGTGGTGGAAGCTGTCCGCCATCATCACCTGCGGCACGCTCGCGGGCGCCATCATCCCGGAGGTCATCAAGGTCTTCACCTCCACGGAGAGCCGCCACGTGCGCGAGGTGGTGACGGCCAGCCGCGAGGGCGGCGCGTCGCTCAACGTCATCTCGGGCCTGGTCGCCGGCAACTTCTCCGCGTACTGGATGGGGCTCGTCATCGCCATGCTGATGGGCCTGGCGTTCTGGTTCAGCGGCTCGGGCGTCCCGGGCGTGGGCGTGGGCCAGTTGATGATCGCCGCGCCGGTGTTCGCCTTCGGCCTGGTGGCCTTCGGCTTCCTGGGCATGGGCCCGGTCACCATCGCCGTGGACTCGTACGGCCCGGTGACGGACAACGCGCAGAGCGTCTACGAGCTGTCGCTCATCGAGAACATCCCCAACGTGAAGGACGAGGTGAAGCGCGACTTCGGCTTCACGCCCGACTTCGAGAAGGGCAAGGAGTACCTCGAGGAGAACGACGGCGCGGGCAACACCTTCAAGGCCACCGCCAAGCCCGTGCTCATCGGCACCGCCGTGGTGGGCGCCACCACCATGATTTTCTCCATCATCGTGCTGCTCGTCGGCATCAAGGACGGCGTGCTCGACCCGGCGAAGGCCCAGTACCTGTCCCTGCTGCACGCCCCGTTCCTGCTGGGCCTCATCACCGGCGGCGCCATCATCTACTGGTTCTCCGGCGCGTCCATGCAGGCGGTGTCCACGGGCGCCTACCGCGCGGTGGAGTTCATCAAGGCCAACATCAAGCTGGAGGGCGTGGAGAAGGCCAGCGTGGCGGACTCCAAGAAGGTCGTCGAAATCTGCACGCAGTACGCGCAGAAGGGGATGATCAACATCTTCCTGGCGGTCTTCTTCAGCACGCTCGCGTTCGCCTGCCTGGAGCCGTACTTCTTCGTGGGCTACCTCATCTCCATCGCCATCTTCGGCCTGTATCAGGCCGTCTTCATGGCCAACGCGGGCGGTGCCTGGGACAACGCCAAGAAGCTGGTGGAGGTGGAGCTCAAGGCCAAGGGCACGGAGCTGCACGCGGCCACCGTCGTCGGCGACACCGTGGGCGACCCGTTCAAGGACACGTCCTCCGTGGCGCTCAACCCGGTCATCAAGTTCACCACCCTCTTCGGCCTGCTCGCCGTGGAGCTGGCGGTGGAGCTGGAGGCCGCGGGCCAGGGACAGCTCACCCGCATCCTGTCGGTGGTGTTCTTCGTGCTCTCGACGGTGTTCGTCTACCGCAGCTTCTACGGCATGCGCATCCAGAGCGTCGCCGGCGCCAGCGCGGCCGAGTCCAAGCCCCAGGCCGCGGTGAAGACGGCCTGA
- a CDS encoding substrate-binding domain-containing protein, with amino-acid sequence MNSMKWVMSATVVAMSVVGCGGQSVVGGQQAESSRGQALAQAFYGSDTLKDTFIAGALQAGSGLSVEGKGSGVGEACMRNGVGSSGFCSAGQQTLAPMSRDFAAPKTASGATCLGGAAADAKGCCPGERSNTVALDAVNAFVKTSTYTALANNGLTTQELRRIFFATDNANVAIPGACPTDWSAFGLPSAPIVKYRRDDLSGTTDTFKSLLKGGAFCPGVTVIVDESAANPSPCTASDGATACIGKLTEANANAIGYAGDSASRPGNSKLKLKAVAPISPTTSVYVESNATNVRKLLQAGATDIYPLSRRLFLNENRTAARSFDEATLHEWIYDTNSEDFEAILTEQGFIACSDLGALDCGGDKGRGQGLCN; translated from the coding sequence ATGAACAGCATGAAGTGGGTGATGTCCGCCACGGTGGTGGCGATGTCGGTCGTCGGTTGCGGTGGTCAGTCGGTGGTGGGAGGGCAGCAGGCGGAGTCGAGCCGCGGGCAGGCGCTGGCGCAGGCCTTCTATGGCTCCGACACGCTGAAGGACACGTTCATCGCCGGGGCGCTGCAGGCGGGCTCCGGGCTGAGCGTCGAGGGCAAGGGCTCCGGCGTGGGCGAGGCGTGCATGCGCAACGGCGTGGGCTCCAGCGGCTTCTGCAGCGCGGGCCAGCAGACGCTGGCGCCCATGTCGCGTGACTTCGCCGCGCCGAAGACGGCGTCGGGGGCCACCTGTCTGGGCGGCGCCGCCGCGGACGCGAAGGGCTGCTGCCCCGGCGAGCGCAGCAACACCGTCGCGCTGGACGCGGTGAACGCGTTCGTGAAGACGAGCACGTACACGGCGCTGGCGAACAACGGCCTCACCACGCAGGAGCTGCGCCGCATCTTCTTCGCCACCGACAACGCGAACGTGGCCATCCCCGGCGCGTGCCCCACGGACTGGAGCGCGTTCGGCCTGCCGTCGGCGCCCATCGTCAAGTACCGCCGCGACGACCTGTCCGGCACCACGGACACGTTCAAGTCGCTGCTCAAGGGCGGCGCGTTCTGCCCCGGCGTGACGGTCATCGTGGACGAGTCCGCCGCCAACCCCAGCCCCTGCACCGCGTCCGACGGCGCCACCGCCTGCATCGGCAAGCTGACGGAGGCCAACGCCAACGCCATCGGCTACGCCGGTGACTCCGCGTCCCGTCCGGGCAACTCGAAGCTCAAGCTGAAGGCCGTCGCACCCATCTCGCCCACCACGAGCGTCTACGTGGAGTCCAACGCCACCAATGTCCGCAAGCTGCTCCAGGCGGGCGCCACGGACATCTACCCGCTGTCCCGCCGGCTGTTCCTGAACGAGAACCGCACCGCGGCCCGCTCGTTCGACGAGGCCACGCTGCACGAGTGGATCTACGACACCAACTCCGAGGACTTCGAGGCCATCCTGACCGAGCAGGGGTTCATCGCCTGCAGTGATTTGGGCGCGCTCGACTGCGGCGGCGACAAGGGCCGCGGCCAGGGCCTGTGCAACTAG
- a CDS encoding virginiamycin B lyase family protein, which yields MRSNLHVVLRSSLLLVSTSLVGAPALASDLQAAPWVCRDSRGAVGDVSEISLPAGSGPLSITVGPDLALWFTQAGSNKVGRATRSGVHTEFSLPTAGAGVQQIAAGFDGHLWFTELAANQVGRISRDGVVTEFPLPNRGSSPAGITAGLDGNVWFTEVVGNRIGRITPEGVVTEFALPTAGAQPRAITQGFDGNLWFVEQAANKIGSISFDGVIREFELPVARSAPSAIVAGLDGNVWFTEQAGDRIGRITPEGVVTEFALPTPGSQPNAIALGPDGQLWFTQLAGNRIGRISYAGGITEYALASPNSRPSGIVLAPPGSWCLDAHLWFTERGTHKLGRIRAIAVP from the coding sequence ATGCGCTCGAACCTTCATGTCGTGCTTCGCTCGTCGCTCCTCCTTGTCTCCACCTCGCTCGTGGGCGCGCCCGCCCTGGCGTCCGACCTCCAGGCCGCGCCGTGGGTCTGCCGGGATTCGCGGGGCGCGGTGGGTGACGTCTCGGAGATTTCCCTCCCCGCGGGCTCGGGTCCCCTGAGCATCACCGTGGGCCCGGACCTGGCGCTCTGGTTCACCCAGGCCGGCTCCAACAAGGTGGGGCGCGCCACCCGGAGTGGCGTGCACACCGAGTTCTCGCTCCCCACGGCGGGCGCGGGCGTGCAACAGATTGCCGCGGGCTTCGATGGGCACCTGTGGTTCACGGAGTTGGCCGCCAACCAGGTGGGCCGCATCTCCCGTGACGGGGTGGTGACGGAGTTCCCGCTGCCCAACCGCGGCTCGAGCCCCGCCGGAATCACGGCCGGTCTGGATGGCAATGTCTGGTTCACCGAGGTGGTGGGCAACCGCATCGGCCGAATCACTCCCGAGGGCGTGGTGACGGAGTTTGCGCTGCCGACGGCGGGCGCGCAGCCTCGCGCCATCACCCAGGGCTTCGACGGCAACCTCTGGTTCGTGGAGCAGGCGGCCAACAAGATTGGCTCCATCTCCTTCGACGGCGTCATCCGGGAGTTCGAGCTGCCGGTGGCCCGGAGCGCGCCGTCCGCCATCGTCGCGGGCCTGGACGGCAATGTCTGGTTCACCGAGCAGGCCGGGGACCGCATCGGCCGAATCACGCCGGAGGGCGTGGTGACGGAGTTCGCCCTGCCCACGCCGGGGAGCCAGCCCAACGCCATCGCGCTGGGGCCGGATGGCCAGCTCTGGTTCACCCAGCTCGCCGGCAACCGCATCGGCCGCATCTCCTATGCGGGGGGCATCACCGAGTATGCCCTTGCATCGCCCAACAGCCGGCCCTCCGGCATCGTGCTCGCGCCGCCGGGCTCCTGGTGCCTGGATGCGCACCTGTGGTTCACCGAGCGCGGCACGCACAAGCTGGGACGGATTCGCGCCATCGCCGTGCCGTGA
- a CDS encoding c-type cytochrome, protein MFVPLVLACSSESEPVKEVPVEVPAYKRACLPARTAERIPLRQAGTRPTVTETFDHLKSRVDAQCASCHVAPNIQGGFQYTSDVEGLKRDGARMALKAAQGEMPPRATPAQLKDAVEVSCALQAWLAEGAPTGAFPVKCEASSEGGVTVAREVGDAMTDLGNCVPHVSPEYPLGSDAPKDTFFAGLTKLPRLLSETDTDIMTFDMAKLVEHGTVAFAPTYPLFSDNAKKLRLVHVPAGQSIRYDAETKRFHVPPNTRFYKTFFKAVSDGNGHRRYRRIETRLIVVREPWNQSLFGTYLWNEDETVAELHDLRYRDNEPFSDRVLVYKAFEIGGATRNYAVPGAHRCVQCHTGAEARNFVLGFTPLQLNRRASGEAGVDAKTLVEEDELNQMDRLVRYGVVTGVPAFRELAALEEHLPRLERFAEARALPGSEEARKAALELQGYFVGNCGQCHSPHGFAVQSNPAIASLDFTAEGILFGWNPCGVKESNGQRVYADCEVPSFQQDLVLRTPSSTLYQRVARDTDARVIHMPTNVPGKDCRASLLVARYLATLEWPAEKSLSPEAKLEAVRTRLRQADTAVAGSCSDPADVTWIAEDFTDKVPYEPRGHDWRQAIGHGPFEFLTRYAITERHEQLAKKRFPTNWWQPKRVCSFPTRSSPPDGHDPWNDARDKWMVNALGNPRAPWGELYYSTPGATAYQGICANCHGRAGDGQTGAAKVLVALNGGRVANLVSGMFGATDGVSNLGLFDSLNPHGAARYLAYMASGGTTVQFTPEFMSAWIKYGEVDIDFSPRASDWSKWGANMLGAGRGACDLIRTGNFGTASAEPPSGNRNAVGGVRMWEEVCTLDNVLTDAVRSGQEPSLTEWLQRAQFNVGVMAYFYLRDELSRGASAIHPLRTECERGVTP, encoded by the coding sequence ATGTTCGTTCCGCTCGTGCTGGCCTGTTCGTCCGAATCGGAGCCCGTGAAGGAGGTGCCGGTGGAGGTGCCTGCGTACAAGCGGGCCTGTCTCCCCGCGCGCACGGCGGAGCGGATTCCGCTGCGCCAGGCGGGCACCCGCCCCACGGTGACGGAGACCTTCGACCACCTGAAGAGCCGGGTGGATGCGCAGTGCGCCTCCTGCCATGTGGCGCCCAACATCCAGGGCGGCTTCCAGTACACCTCCGATGTGGAAGGGTTGAAGCGGGACGGCGCGCGCATGGCCTTGAAGGCGGCCCAGGGCGAGATGCCGCCGCGCGCGACGCCCGCGCAGCTCAAGGATGCGGTGGAGGTGTCCTGCGCGCTCCAGGCGTGGCTGGCCGAGGGGGCTCCGACGGGGGCGTTCCCCGTCAAGTGTGAGGCCTCGTCCGAGGGCGGCGTCACGGTGGCGCGCGAGGTGGGCGACGCGATGACGGACCTGGGCAACTGCGTGCCCCACGTCTCCCCCGAGTATCCGCTGGGCAGCGATGCTCCGAAGGACACCTTCTTCGCGGGGCTCACGAAGCTGCCGCGCCTGCTGTCGGAGACGGACACCGACATCATGACGTTCGACATGGCGAAGCTGGTGGAGCACGGCACCGTGGCCTTCGCGCCCACGTACCCGCTCTTCTCCGACAACGCCAAGAAGCTGCGGCTGGTGCATGTGCCGGCGGGACAGTCCATCCGGTACGACGCGGAGACGAAGCGGTTCCACGTCCCGCCGAACACGCGCTTCTACAAGACGTTCTTCAAGGCGGTGTCCGACGGGAACGGGCACCGGCGCTACCGGAGAATCGAGACGCGGCTCATCGTGGTGCGCGAGCCGTGGAACCAGTCGCTCTTCGGCACCTACCTCTGGAACGAGGACGAGACGGTGGCGGAGCTGCATGACCTGCGCTACCGGGACAACGAGCCGTTCTCGGACCGGGTCCTCGTCTACAAGGCGTTCGAGATTGGCGGCGCCACGCGCAACTACGCCGTCCCTGGGGCCCACCGCTGCGTCCAATGTCACACGGGCGCGGAGGCTCGGAACTTCGTCCTCGGCTTCACGCCGCTCCAGCTCAACCGCCGCGCCTCGGGCGAGGCGGGCGTGGACGCGAAGACGTTGGTGGAGGAGGACGAGCTGAACCAGATGGACCGGCTGGTGCGCTACGGCGTCGTCACCGGCGTGCCTGCCTTCCGCGAGCTGGCGGCGCTGGAGGAGCACCTGCCCAGGCTGGAGCGCTTCGCCGAGGCCCGCGCGCTGCCCGGGTCGGAGGAGGCCCGGAAGGCGGCGCTGGAGCTGCAGGGGTACTTCGTCGGCAACTGTGGCCAGTGCCACAGTCCTCATGGGTTCGCGGTGCAGAGCAACCCGGCCATCGCCTCGCTGGACTTCACGGCGGAGGGCATCCTGTTCGGCTGGAACCCGTGCGGCGTGAAGGAGAGCAACGGGCAGCGCGTGTACGCGGACTGCGAGGTGCCGAGCTTCCAGCAGGACCTGGTCCTCCGCACACCCTCCAGCACGCTCTACCAGCGCGTGGCGCGGGACACGGACGCGCGCGTCATCCACATGCCCACCAACGTGCCGGGCAAGGACTGCCGCGCGTCGCTCCTGGTGGCGCGCTACCTGGCGACGCTCGAGTGGCCCGCGGAGAAGTCGTTGAGCCCGGAGGCGAAGCTGGAGGCGGTGCGGACGCGGCTGAGGCAGGCGGACACCGCGGTGGCGGGCTCGTGCTCGGACCCGGCGGACGTCACCTGGATTGCCGAGGACTTCACGGACAAGGTGCCCTACGAGCCGCGCGGCCACGACTGGCGTCAGGCGATTGGCCACGGGCCGTTCGAGTTCCTCACGCGGTACGCGATTACCGAGCGCCATGAGCAGCTGGCGAAGAAGCGCTTCCCCACCAACTGGTGGCAGCCCAAGCGCGTCTGCTCGTTCCCCACGCGGAGCAGTCCTCCCGACGGGCATGACCCGTGGAATGACGCGCGGGACAAGTGGATGGTGAACGCGCTGGGCAACCCGCGCGCGCCGTGGGGCGAGCTGTACTACTCCACACCCGGCGCCACCGCGTACCAGGGCATCTGCGCCAACTGTCACGGACGCGCGGGGGATGGACAGACGGGCGCGGCCAAGGTGCTGGTGGCACTGAATGGTGGCCGCGTGGCCAACCTGGTCAGCGGCATGTTCGGCGCGACGGACGGTGTGTCGAACCTGGGGTTGTTCGACAGCCTGAACCCCCATGGGGCGGCTCGGTACCTCGCGTACATGGCTTCGGGTGGGACGACGGTGCAGTTCACGCCGGAGTTCATGAGCGCGTGGATCAAGTACGGCGAGGTGGACATCGACTTCTCGCCGCGCGCCTCGGACTGGAGCAAGTGGGGCGCGAACATGCTGGGCGCTGGGCGCGGGGCGTGTGACCTCATCCGCACGGGGAACTTCGGCACCGCGTCGGCGGAGCCTCCCAGTGGCAATCGCAACGCGGTGGGCGGCGTGCGGATGTGGGAGGAGGTTTGCACGCTCGACAATGTGCTGACGGACGCGGTGCGGAGCGGACAGGAGCCCTCGCTCACCGAGTGGCTGCAGCGCGCGCAGTTCAACGTGGGGGTGATGGCCTACTTCTACCTGCGTGACGAGCTGTCGCGTGGCGCGAGCGCCATCCATCCCCTGCGGACCGAGTGTGAGCGTGGAGTGACGCCGTGA